AATATCAGTTAATGTATTTTGTTGTTCCATTTTCATTCTCCTTTATTCGGCAATCAAATATAACACCTTTTGGTTTCATTTAGATAATATAACACCTTTTAGTTTCATGTCAACACTAATTCTTTTTTACTGTTGAGAAATTCTCAACATTTTTTCAACAGGACAAACACCCTCTCAGCATTTCTTCATAATATACTCACAAAGGCAACAAAAAATAAAAACTTCTCTCAACATGAAACTCCATCATTCATCTTGAAAGAAGCGCCTTACGTATATCATGCGTATTTCGTCTCTCCTCCTTCCCTCAGAGACACTACGCGTGACATGAAAAATCAGAAGGAATATGCCCACCATTTGAGTAGGTAGTTATTTCTCTTCTCCTCAACATTTCCTTAGGAGCGAAATGACTACCGACTCACTTTTTTTCAAACAAAAATAAAAAGGGGATGAAAGCTATGTTCTATTGCATTAACTGCTCTGATATTCACCATGAAAAACATCCAAATGATAAAGTATTCAAAAACGGTTTTTATATTGATCCATTTTTAGGTGAGCGTTATCACCTCGGTATGTGTAAAGATGCCCAAAATCATGAGACAGGGGAGCCTCTTTTAACGACGAAGAAATTAGGCACAACCCAATCTATTATGAATGTATTACCGACACACGTTGTCCCAATATAAAACATAAAAAAGAGCTGGATGACCCAGCTCTTTTTTATGCTTTATAAACGATCATTGCTGAAAAACAATAAATTTGGTTTTCGTCATCGTTAATGGAAACGCCGACTTGGTACTTAATGTCTACAAAGTTACTATCATCAATCTTTTTCAAAAAAACATTTACAGCGTCTTCTAAGTCTTTTTCGTGACTTTCATCAAATACTTTTACACGAATCATGTTAACACCATCCTAGATCGCAGCCCTCCGCCGCTTGATTATTGCCACGGTGCGTATCTATGATGCGATAAAATTTTCCGTCTTCATATATATATCCGTCTTCTAACACATATTCTTTACCTTCAGTATAGACATAAAACTTACCTATCATAAATTTACTCGTATATAATTCCAAATAATCTGGCCTAAATTTAGCTACAACTTTATTTGTAATATCAATTTTTATTGTGCGCCCCACCTTCTCTCCCTCCTTTGCAAAGAACGGATTTAGGTATATTGTATTAGCGATTTTACATTTTATGCTTAAAAATAAGTGGATATGCCTTCCTTCCTCACCTGTACTATTTTTCTAAAAAAGTCATACATAAGTAAGAGCAAAAAAATACAAATAAAAAAGACCTTTTACTTATTGACTATAATATTAACATTATGGTATTATATAAAATTTGACATTTTTATATACTTATGATATCATTAAAGATGGTTACCACATATGGAGGTGGATGATTTGTTTCAAATTGGTGATAAAATCGTTTATCCAATGAACGGCGCAGGAGTCATCGAAGCCATTGAAGAGAAAGAAATATTAGGAACAATACGTCAATATTGTGTGATACGCATCATTAGTAAAGATATGCAAGTAATGCTTCCTATGGATCAATTACAAAAATCAGGTATTCGTTATATCGTAGATAAAGGTACGTTAGATGATATACTTCTTGAATTTCAAAACGGGGAATCAGATACATCACTTTCCTGGAAACAAAGATATACAATGAATATGGAAAAAATGAAAAACGGCAATCTGCAAGATAGCGCAGAAGTTGTTCGGGATTTACTTCGCCGTAATAAAGAGAGAGCTTTAAATGCGAGCGAAAAACAAATGCTAGATAATGCCCGAAAAATGATGATTAGCGAAGTTGCACTCGTGCAAAATGTTTCTGAACATCAAGCAACAGAATTTCTTCAAGATACAATGAATCACTAAATTTAAAATAGCTGGCGCTATTTTTTTTGCAAAAAAAGGACAAAGAGATTTATCTCTTTGTCCTTTTCTATTACCCACGCCCTGCTTGGAACGATGGATATAACGTCATTCCACCGTCTGCAAATAGCGTAATTCCAGTTACGTAACTTGCCTCTGCGGAAGCGAGCCACGTTGCGACTGCTGCAATTTCTTCCGGTTTACCGATGTAGCCCATCGGTATCATACTTTCTACGTCAGCACGTTTTTTAGGGTCAGCAAACTTCTCTGCATTAATTGGCGTATTTATTGCACCCGGTCCAATATTATTTACGCGAATGCCTTTTGGTGCGTATTCTAGCGCTAACGTTTCCGTCATCAATTTAATACCGCCTTTACTCGCCGCATAGTGTACAAATAGTGGCCACGGAATTTTCTCGTGAACACTCGACATATTAATGACAGACCCTTTAATATCGTTCTCTACAAAATATTTAATCGCTTCTCTACTTCCTAAAAAAGCACCTGTTAAATTTGTATTGATTACTTTATTCCAGTCTTCAAGCGGCATTTCATGCGATGGTACTGCATTTTCTATCCCTGCATTATTAATCATAACGTCGAGCGTACCAAATTCTTTCACAGCAGACTGAATAAGGTTCACAACATCAGACTCAACCGTCACATCACCTTTTACAGCAATCGCTTCTCCGCCTACTTTTTTAATTTCTTCTAATACATCATGCGCTTCTGACTCTCGTGAGCGATAGTTAATCACTACTTTCGCTTTCTCCTTAGCAAACCTTACCCCCATCGCTCTCCCAAGACCAGTTGCTGATCCTGTAATAACGACTACTTTTCCTACTAAATCACTATACATTCCCATACCTCCTTTAACTTTTTGCAATACCTAACATAATTCCGGCTGCGATAATAAAAACGATACCGATAACAATACCTGTTAATTGGCGTTTCGTTTTTCTTTCACCTAATATAAGAATCCCGCCAAGCGTTGAAATAATAATTCCCATTTGTGATAGCGAAAAACTTGTTGCTACTCCAACACGCGGTTGCGAAATGAATAGAAACATATTTCCAGCTGCCCAAATTAATCCTGGAATAATATTTCGTATTGCATATTTATTAAATGGATGATGTTTAAACGTAAGCAAAATGCCCCCTAACACCATACCAACCGCTTGTGGCAATAAAGCTGACCAACCATCTACGTTA
This Bacillus paramycoides DNA region includes the following protein-coding sequences:
- a CDS encoding DUF3973 domain-containing protein, which codes for MFYCINCSDIHHEKHPNDKVFKNGFYIDPFLGERYHLGMCKDAQNHETGEPLLTTKKLGTTQSIMNVLPTHVVPI
- a CDS encoding sporulation protein Cse60; amino-acid sequence: MIRVKVFDESHEKDLEDAVNVFLKKIDDSNFVDIKYQVGVSINDDENQIYCFSAMIVYKA
- a CDS encoding DUF2553 family protein; translation: MGRTIKIDITNKVVAKFRPDYLELYTSKFMIGKFYVYTEGKEYVLEDGYIYEDGKFYRIIDTHRGNNQAAEGCDLGWC
- a CDS encoding CarD family transcriptional regulator, giving the protein MEVDDLFQIGDKIVYPMNGAGVIEAIEEKEILGTIRQYCVIRIISKDMQVMLPMDQLQKSGIRYIVDKGTLDDILLEFQNGESDTSLSWKQRYTMNMEKMKNGNLQDSAEVVRDLLRRNKERALNASEKQMLDNARKMMISEVALVQNVSEHQATEFLQDTMNH
- a CDS encoding glucose 1-dehydrogenase; amino-acid sequence: MYSDLVGKVVVITGSATGLGRAMGVRFAKEKAKVVINYRSRESEAHDVLEEIKKVGGEAIAVKGDVTVESDVVNLIQSAVKEFGTLDVMINNAGIENAVPSHEMPLEDWNKVINTNLTGAFLGSREAIKYFVENDIKGSVINMSSVHEKIPWPLFVHYAASKGGIKLMTETLALEYAPKGIRVNNIGPGAINTPINAEKFADPKKRADVESMIPMGYIGKPEEIAAVATWLASAEASYVTGITLFADGGMTLYPSFQAGRG